Proteins found in one Longimicrobium sp. genomic segment:
- a CDS encoding response regulator transcription factor, whose product MPDKIRIVLVDDHPVLRSGLEALLALEPDLEVVGEASTGEEGIERVRSLRPDVVVMDLAMPGIGGLEATRQIAALGTGVKVLVLTSQAEEEFLLPVLEAGGSGYVRKTSADEDLIRAIRAVARDEVFLYPSATRLLLRTYRAAEEKGQASPLEKLSEREREVLALTAEGYSSGEIGKKLFLSPKTVDTYRARLMQKLGLSHRSELVRLALDTGLLKAGQA is encoded by the coding sequence ATGCCCGACAAGATCCGCATCGTGCTCGTCGACGACCACCCGGTGCTGCGCAGCGGCCTGGAGGCGCTGCTGGCGCTGGAGCCCGACCTGGAGGTGGTCGGCGAGGCCTCCACCGGCGAGGAGGGGATCGAGCGGGTGCGCTCCCTCCGCCCCGACGTGGTGGTGATGGACCTGGCGATGCCGGGGATCGGCGGGCTGGAGGCCACCCGCCAGATCGCCGCGCTGGGGACGGGGGTGAAGGTGCTGGTGCTCACCTCGCAGGCCGAGGAGGAGTTCCTCCTTCCCGTGCTGGAGGCCGGCGGCAGCGGCTACGTGCGCAAGACCAGCGCGGACGAGGACCTGATCCGCGCCATCCGCGCGGTGGCCCGCGACGAGGTGTTCCTGTACCCCAGCGCCACGCGCCTCCTGCTGCGCACCTACCGCGCGGCCGAGGAGAAGGGCCAGGCGAGCCCGCTGGAGAAGCTCTCCGAGCGCGAGCGCGAGGTGCTGGCGCTCACGGCGGAAGGGTACAGCTCGGGCGAGATCGGCAAGAAGCTCTTCCTCTCCCCCAAGACCGTCGACACCTACCGCGCCCGCCTGATGCAGAAGCTGGGACTCAGCCACCGCTCCGAGCTGGTGCGCCTGGCCCTCGACACCGGGCTGCTCAAGGCCGGCCAGGCGTAA
- a CDS encoding SMP-30/gluconolactonase/LRE family protein, with protein sequence MKVERVLRARARLGEGPVWDAATGTLLWVDIYDHRVHRFDPAAGRDEAWDAGEVAGCAWPARNGRLLVGLRRRLALLDPATGALEPLAEVEAGRPGNRLNDGACDARGRFWVGSMAKEEGGAALYRVDPNGRVERMETGLTVSNGLGWSPDGGTFYLTDSPAQKIYAYDFDADAGTISRRRVFADLRGDEGFPDGLAVDAEGGVWSARFAGGCVVRYAPDGRETHRVPFPVPRPTSCAFGGADLRDLYVTSASVGMSEDEIEAAFDSGDLFRLRAAVPGLPVTPFG encoded by the coding sequence GTGAAGGTCGAGCGGGTGCTGCGGGCGCGGGCGCGCCTGGGCGAGGGGCCGGTGTGGGACGCCGCCACCGGCACGCTGTTGTGGGTGGACATCTACGACCACCGCGTCCACCGCTTCGACCCCGCGGCCGGGCGTGACGAGGCGTGGGACGCGGGCGAGGTGGCCGGCTGCGCCTGGCCCGCGCGCAACGGGCGGCTGCTGGTGGGCCTGCGCCGCCGCCTGGCCCTGCTCGACCCGGCCACCGGCGCGCTGGAGCCGCTGGCGGAGGTGGAGGCGGGGCGGCCTGGGAACCGGCTGAACGACGGCGCCTGCGACGCGCGCGGCCGCTTCTGGGTGGGGAGCATGGCGAAGGAGGAGGGCGGAGCCGCGCTCTACCGCGTCGATCCCAACGGCCGGGTCGAGCGCATGGAGACGGGGCTCACCGTCTCCAACGGGCTCGGCTGGAGCCCGGACGGCGGCACCTTCTACCTCACCGATTCGCCCGCGCAAAAGATCTACGCCTACGACTTCGACGCGGACGCGGGAACGATCTCGCGCCGCCGCGTCTTCGCCGACCTGCGGGGGGATGAGGGGTTCCCCGACGGGCTGGCGGTGGACGCGGAGGGCGGCGTCTGGTCGGCGCGCTTCGCGGGCGGCTGCGTGGTGCGCTACGCCCCGGACGGCCGCGAGACGCACCGCGTCCCCTTTCCCGTCCCCCGGCCGACGAGCTGCGCGTTCGGCGGGGCGGACCTCCGCGACCTGTACGTCACCTCCGCCTCGGTCGGGATGAGCGAGGACGAGATCGAGGCCGCCTTCGACTCCGGCGACCTCTTCCGCCTCCGCGCCGCCGTCCCCGGCCTCCCCGTCACCCCCTTCGGCTGA
- a CDS encoding FAD-dependent oxidoreductase — protein sequence MTERAAPVRVVGHRWHPRTHEVKEFLARNRVPYLWTDPGESDVGRRLRDEAGPDARLPLLVFPDGGTLQDPSDDELARRIGLDTVADLPFYDLVIVGGGPAGLAAAVYGASDGLRTLIVERRAAGGQAGQSARIENYLGFPEGLPGGELARRAVEQAEKFGVEIVVTRAATSLRADGAYRVVGLDDGREPACHAALLATGVNWRTLDAPGCGELVGAGIYYGAAAAEAAAVRGRDVYLLGAGNSAGQAAMLLARYAKSVTLVAMEESIAEKMSQYLVERLEATPNVRTRLGCTVCAAGGRGRLSSITVKDVKTGETEEIPTEALFVFIGAAPETEWLEGVLARDEEGYLLTGSRLLRAGRWTLEEREPFVLETSLPGVFAAGDVRAGSAKRVGAAVGEGSMAVQLIHEYLRER from the coding sequence ATGACGGAGCGCGCCGCCCCCGTGCGCGTGGTGGGGCACCGCTGGCACCCGCGCACGCACGAGGTCAAGGAGTTCCTGGCGCGCAACCGCGTCCCCTACCTCTGGACCGACCCCGGCGAGAGCGACGTCGGCCGCCGCCTGCGGGACGAGGCCGGCCCGGACGCGCGCCTCCCGCTCCTGGTCTTCCCCGACGGCGGCACCCTGCAGGACCCCTCCGACGACGAGCTGGCGCGGCGGATCGGGCTCGACACCGTGGCCGACCTGCCCTTCTACGACCTGGTGATCGTGGGCGGCGGGCCGGCGGGGCTGGCGGCGGCCGTGTACGGCGCCTCCGACGGGCTGCGCACGCTGATCGTGGAGCGGCGGGCGGCCGGCGGGCAGGCGGGGCAGAGCGCGCGCATCGAGAACTACCTGGGCTTTCCCGAGGGGCTCCCCGGCGGCGAGCTGGCCCGGCGCGCGGTGGAGCAGGCCGAGAAGTTCGGGGTGGAGATCGTGGTCACCCGCGCGGCCACCTCGCTCCGGGCAGACGGCGCCTACCGCGTGGTGGGGCTCGACGACGGGCGCGAGCCCGCCTGCCACGCCGCGCTGCTGGCCACCGGCGTCAACTGGCGCACGCTGGACGCGCCGGGGTGCGGCGAGCTGGTGGGCGCGGGGATCTACTACGGCGCCGCCGCGGCCGAGGCGGCCGCCGTGCGCGGGCGCGACGTCTACCTGCTGGGCGCCGGCAACTCCGCGGGGCAGGCGGCCATGCTCCTGGCCCGCTACGCGAAGTCCGTCACCCTGGTGGCGATGGAGGAGTCGATCGCCGAGAAGATGTCGCAGTACCTGGTGGAGCGCCTGGAGGCCACCCCCAACGTGCGCACCCGCCTGGGGTGCACCGTGTGCGCCGCGGGGGGGCGGGGACGCCTCTCCTCGATCACCGTGAAGGACGTGAAGACGGGGGAGACGGAGGAGATCCCCACCGAGGCGCTCTTCGTGTTCATCGGGGCGGCGCCCGAGACGGAGTGGCTGGAGGGGGTGCTGGCGCGCGACGAGGAGGGCTACCTGCTCACCGGCTCCCGGCTGCTGCGCGCGGGCCGCTGGACGCTGGAGGAGCGCGAGCCGTTCGTGCTGGAGACCAGCCTCCCCGGCGTGTTCGCCGCCGGCGACGTGCGCGCGGGCTCGGCCAAGCGCGTGGGCGCCGCCGTGGGCGAGGGCTCCATGGCCGTGCAGCTCATCCACGAGTACCTGCGCGAGCGGTGA
- a CDS encoding pyridoxamine 5'-phosphate oxidase family protein, with product MNAVRAPRFRSLDRREIDEILARSHVGRLAYAWKNHVDIEPLHYVYHGGWIYGRTSHGAKMDAVGYTWWPVAFEVDEIEDLFRWRSVVVHGGFYVLPSEGAAWEEEEWRQGVELLRRLIPETFTPDDPVAFRTVIFRIAVQEATGREATESA from the coding sequence ATGAACGCCGTACGCGCGCCGCGGTTCCGCTCGCTGGACCGCCGGGAGATCGACGAGATCCTCGCCCGCAGCCACGTGGGCCGGCTGGCGTACGCGTGGAAGAACCACGTGGACATCGAGCCGCTCCACTACGTCTACCACGGGGGCTGGATCTACGGGCGCACCTCGCACGGGGCCAAGATGGACGCCGTGGGCTACACCTGGTGGCCCGTGGCCTTCGAGGTGGACGAGATCGAGGACCTCTTCCGCTGGCGCAGCGTGGTGGTCCACGGCGGCTTCTACGTGCTGCCGTCCGAGGGAGCCGCGTGGGAGGAGGAAGAGTGGCGGCAGGGCGTGGAGCTGCTGCGCCGCCTCATCCCCGAGACCTTCACCCCCGACGACCCGGTGGCCTTCCGCACCGTGATCTTCCGCATCGCCGTGCAGGAGGCGACGGGGCGCGAGGCCACCGAAAGTGCTTAG
- a CDS encoding DUF6766 family protein has translation MSRKLRNSSLSIVAALLFLLAMVGQGVAGYKAHNQEQRDHGEPEIGVAQYLRSGNFLEATFENWESEFLQMAMFIFLTAFLVQKGSSESKKPKEESGGEDEHDEDPRKHRDDPDAPWPVRRGGVVLKVYESSLSLVFFLLFAATFLGHAAAGAADFSQEQVEHGGQPVSLGQYLGEPRFWFESFQNWQSEFLAVLAIVVFSIWLRQRGSPESKPVHAPHHETGG, from the coding sequence ATGTCACGCAAGCTACGCAACAGCAGCCTGAGCATCGTGGCCGCCCTGCTGTTCCTGCTGGCGATGGTGGGGCAGGGCGTCGCCGGTTACAAGGCGCACAACCAGGAGCAGAGGGACCACGGCGAGCCGGAGATCGGCGTCGCGCAGTACCTGCGGTCGGGGAACTTCCTGGAGGCCACGTTCGAGAACTGGGAGTCGGAGTTCCTCCAGATGGCGATGTTCATCTTCCTCACCGCCTTCCTGGTGCAGAAGGGCTCGTCGGAGTCGAAGAAGCCGAAGGAGGAGAGCGGCGGGGAGGACGAGCACGACGAGGACCCGCGCAAGCACCGGGACGACCCCGACGCGCCTTGGCCGGTGCGCCGCGGCGGCGTGGTGCTCAAGGTCTACGAGAGCTCGCTGAGCCTGGTGTTCTTCCTCCTCTTCGCGGCCACCTTCCTGGGGCACGCGGCCGCGGGGGCGGCGGACTTCAGCCAGGAGCAGGTGGAGCACGGCGGGCAGCCGGTGTCGCTCGGGCAGTACCTGGGCGAGCCGCGCTTCTGGTTCGAGAGCTTCCAGAACTGGCAGAGCGAGTTCCTGGCCGTGCTCGCCATCGTCGTGTTCTCCATCTGGCTGCGGCAGCGCGGCTCGCCCGAGTCCAAGCCGGTCCACGCGCCGCACCACGAGACGGGGGGGTGA
- a CDS encoding amidohydrolase family protein, producing MLTLIENGEVYGPEPLGKRSVLLTDGRIAKVGEVDREAVEALDVECRVIDASGCIVAPGLIDPHIHLLGGSGESGFSTQTPEFFIGEIVRFGITTVVGVLGVDTTMKTMAGLLAKVKALKEDGLNAFAWTGGYNVPPTSIMESVRDDIMFIEEVLGAGEVAISDHRGLDPSPRELARIAADCHVGGMLSRKAGLLHLHVGEGEGRLKPLREALDGFSVEPGWFYPTHVARSEELMEEAADLAKKGMPVDIDVVEEDLPKWLRFYLDHGGPPERLTVSSDASVTSPRVLWEQVRSCIRDHCFPPEQVLALVTRNTAQILRLKNKGQLGKGMMGDVLVLEEDSLEIVHVFSNGIPMVRDGDLVREESFLEDSNREIRLKGRKNGGEEQEEEA from the coding sequence GTGCTGACGCTGATCGAGAACGGCGAGGTCTACGGGCCGGAGCCGCTGGGGAAGCGGTCGGTCCTGCTCACCGACGGCCGGATCGCCAAGGTGGGCGAGGTGGACCGCGAGGCGGTGGAGGCGCTGGACGTGGAGTGCCGGGTGATCGACGCCTCGGGGTGCATCGTGGCGCCGGGGCTCATCGACCCGCACATCCACCTGCTGGGCGGCAGCGGCGAGAGCGGATTCAGCACGCAGACGCCCGAGTTCTTCATCGGCGAGATCGTGCGCTTCGGCATCACCACCGTGGTGGGGGTGCTGGGCGTCGACACCACGATGAAGACGATGGCGGGGCTCCTGGCCAAGGTGAAGGCGCTCAAGGAGGACGGCCTGAACGCCTTCGCCTGGACGGGCGGCTACAACGTGCCGCCCACCTCGATCATGGAGTCGGTGCGCGACGACATCATGTTCATCGAGGAGGTGCTGGGCGCGGGCGAGGTGGCGATCTCCGACCACCGCGGGCTGGACCCGTCGCCGCGCGAGCTGGCGCGCATCGCCGCCGACTGCCACGTGGGCGGGATGCTCTCGCGCAAGGCCGGGCTGCTGCACCTGCACGTGGGCGAGGGCGAGGGGCGGCTGAAGCCCCTGCGCGAGGCGCTGGACGGCTTCAGCGTGGAGCCCGGGTGGTTCTACCCCACCCACGTGGCGCGCAGCGAGGAACTGATGGAGGAGGCGGCCGACTTGGCGAAGAAGGGGATGCCGGTGGACATCGACGTGGTGGAGGAGGACCTGCCGAAGTGGCTCCGCTTCTACCTCGACCACGGCGGCCCGCCGGAGCGGCTCACCGTCTCGTCCGACGCCTCGGTCACCAGCCCGCGCGTGCTGTGGGAGCAGGTGCGCAGCTGCATCCGCGACCACTGCTTCCCGCCCGAGCAGGTGCTGGCGCTGGTCACGCGCAACACGGCGCAGATCCTCCGGCTCAAGAACAAGGGGCAGCTCGGCAAGGGGATGATGGGCGACGTGCTGGTGCTGGAGGAGGACTCGCTGGAGATCGTGCACGTCTTCTCCAACGGCATCCCCATGGTCCGGGACGGCGACCTGGTGCGCGAGGAGAGCTTCCTGGAAGACAGCAACCGCGAGATCCGCCTGAAGGGGAGGAAGAACGGCGGGGAGGAGCAGGAAGAGGAAGCATAA
- a CDS encoding SGNH/GDSL hydrolase family protein yields MSQPRGTVVLLGDSIFDNAAYTGGGPHVAAQLQDALPDGWRAVLAAVDGAVTASVPAQLRSVPRDATHLVVSAGGNDALGQVGILDEKASSSAQVLGRLANLAEGFERGYREMLGAVLGLGLPTTLCTIYNGNLGDPLTQRLAQTGLIVFNDAILRAAFDHGLPVIDLRAVCCDPADYANPIEPSSIGGEKIARAIARVAAEHDFGRGRTEVYLG; encoded by the coding sequence ATGAGCCAGCCTCGCGGCACGGTCGTCCTGCTGGGCGACTCGATCTTCGACAACGCGGCGTACACGGGCGGGGGGCCGCACGTGGCGGCGCAGCTCCAGGATGCGCTCCCGGACGGGTGGCGCGCGGTGCTGGCGGCGGTCGACGGCGCCGTCACCGCCAGCGTCCCCGCGCAGCTGCGCTCGGTCCCGCGCGACGCCACGCACCTGGTCGTGAGCGCGGGCGGCAACGACGCGCTGGGACAGGTGGGGATCCTGGACGAGAAGGCGAGCTCGTCGGCGCAGGTGCTGGGGCGCCTGGCGAACCTGGCCGAGGGCTTCGAGCGCGGCTACCGGGAGATGCTGGGCGCGGTGCTCGGCCTCGGCCTCCCGACCACGCTCTGCACCATCTACAACGGCAACCTGGGCGACCCGCTCACCCAGCGCCTGGCGCAGACGGGGCTCATCGTGTTCAACGACGCCATCCTGCGCGCCGCCTTCGACCACGGGCTGCCGGTGATCGACCTGCGCGCGGTGTGCTGCGACCCAGCCGACTACGCCAACCCGATCGAGCCCTCGTCCATCGGCGGCGAGAAGATCGCCCGCGCCATCGCCCGCGTGGCCGCCGAGCACGATTTCGGGCGGGGGAGGACGGAGGTGTATCTCGGGTGA
- a CDS encoding cyanophycinase, whose translation MADAKSNGRAGHLLVIGGAEDPDEKDMCILPHLVEMAGGKGARILICSSPSEEPERKVDVYGKLFEKLGVAEVLAAPITDRNQGETEEMVEKVDRATAVFFTGGDQLRLTALMAGTRFCERIRERLYGDGLVVAGTSAGAAAMSSVMIIGGSERGTVRRADVSLAPGLGYWRDTVVDTHFNQRGRPSRLLTIFAHNPQVLGIGIDENTAIDVVPGEGFRVLGEGAVMVFNGRVTHSSAPEAGDTDTLAVTDSTVHVLAEGYGFDLKRTRPVLPDGTVVEKPGGDAGHSRQAQER comes from the coding sequence ATGGCGGATGCGAAATCGAACGGCAGGGCGGGGCACCTGCTGGTGATCGGCGGCGCGGAAGACCCCGACGAGAAGGACATGTGCATCCTCCCCCACCTGGTGGAGATGGCCGGCGGGAAGGGCGCGCGCATCCTGATCTGCTCCTCGCCGTCGGAGGAGCCGGAGCGCAAGGTGGACGTCTACGGAAAGCTGTTCGAGAAGCTCGGCGTGGCCGAGGTGCTGGCCGCGCCGATCACCGACCGCAACCAGGGCGAGACGGAGGAGATGGTGGAGAAGGTGGACCGCGCCACGGCCGTCTTCTTCACCGGCGGCGACCAGCTCCGCCTCACCGCGCTGATGGCGGGCACCCGCTTCTGCGAGCGCATCCGCGAGCGGCTCTACGGCGACGGGCTGGTGGTGGCCGGCACCAGCGCGGGGGCGGCCGCCATGAGCAGCGTGATGATCATCGGCGGCAGCGAGCGCGGCACCGTGCGCCGCGCCGACGTCTCGCTGGCGCCGGGGCTCGGCTACTGGCGCGACACCGTGGTCGACACCCACTTCAACCAGCGCGGACGGCCCAGCCGCCTGCTCACCATCTTCGCCCACAACCCGCAGGTGCTGGGGATCGGCATCGACGAGAACACCGCCATCGACGTGGTCCCCGGCGAGGGCTTCCGCGTCCTGGGCGAGGGCGCGGTGATGGTGTTCAACGGCCGGGTGACGCACTCCAGCGCCCCCGAGGCCGGCGACACCGACACCCTGGCGGTCACCGACTCGACGGTGCACGTGCTGGCCGAGGGCTACGGCTTCGACCTCAAGCGCACCCGGCCGGTCCTCCCCGACGGCACCGTGGTCGAAAAGCCGGGCGGCGACGCCGGGCACTCGCGCCAGGCGCAGGAGCGGTAG
- a CDS encoding MBL fold metallo-hydrolase, with translation MDITFLGAAGTVTGSKYLVEAGGKRVLVDCGLFQGLKALRERNREPFPVPPESVDAVVLTHAHLDHSGWLPVLVREGFRGPVWCTPATADLCEILLADSAHLQEEEAEFANRRGHAKHKPALPLYTVRDAARATELLRTAAWEEAVALADGISFRYRPAGHIPGAATVELSAGGKTVLFSGDLGRPGDPLLPDPAPTPGADYLLVESTYGDRLHPPVDPGDELAEVVSETAARGGVVVIPAFAVGRAQIVMYHLHRLKGEGRIPDVPVFLDSPMASRATRAFRDHPEARRLSPEEWAAVAASAQPADTVEESKRIGRMSFPRVIVSASGMATGGRVLHHLAALAPDPKNTVLFAGYQAVGTRGAQMVAGAREIKIHGEWVPVRCRVEQLDGLSAHADYEEILGWLAKLGRAPRRAFIVHGEPAAADCLRVRIRDRLGWECTIPEHKQKFALE, from the coding sequence GTGGACATCACCTTCCTGGGGGCGGCGGGGACGGTCACCGGGTCGAAGTACCTGGTGGAGGCGGGCGGGAAGAGGGTGCTGGTCGACTGCGGGCTCTTCCAGGGGCTCAAGGCGCTGCGCGAGAGGAACCGCGAGCCGTTCCCCGTGCCCCCCGAGAGCGTGGACGCCGTGGTGCTCACCCACGCCCACCTAGACCACTCGGGGTGGCTCCCCGTGCTGGTGCGCGAGGGGTTCCGCGGCCCCGTCTGGTGCACGCCGGCCACGGCCGACCTCTGCGAGATCCTGCTGGCCGACAGCGCGCACCTGCAGGAGGAGGAGGCCGAGTTCGCCAACCGGCGCGGCCACGCCAAACACAAGCCCGCGCTCCCGCTCTACACCGTGCGCGACGCGGCGCGCGCCACCGAGCTCCTGCGCACGGCGGCGTGGGAAGAGGCGGTGGCGCTCGCGGACGGCATCTCCTTCCGCTACCGCCCGGCCGGCCACATCCCCGGCGCGGCGACGGTGGAGCTCTCGGCCGGGGGGAAGACGGTGCTCTTCTCGGGCGACCTGGGGCGGCCGGGCGACCCGCTCCTCCCCGACCCGGCGCCCACCCCCGGGGCCGACTACCTGCTGGTGGAGTCCACCTACGGCGACCGCCTGCACCCGCCGGTGGACCCGGGCGATGAGCTGGCCGAGGTGGTGAGCGAGACCGCCGCGCGCGGCGGCGTGGTGGTGATCCCGGCGTTCGCGGTCGGCCGCGCGCAGATCGTGATGTACCACCTGCACCGGCTCAAGGGCGAGGGGCGCATCCCCGACGTCCCCGTCTTCCTCGACAGCCCCATGGCCTCGCGGGCCACGCGCGCCTTCCGCGACCACCCCGAGGCGCGCCGGCTCTCGCCCGAGGAGTGGGCGGCGGTCGCCGCGTCGGCGCAGCCGGCGGACACGGTGGAGGAGTCGAAGCGCATCGGCCGCATGAGCTTCCCCCGCGTGATCGTCTCGGCCAGCGGGATGGCCACGGGCGGGCGGGTGCTGCACCACCTGGCCGCCCTCGCGCCCGACCCGAAGAACACGGTGCTCTTCGCGGGCTACCAGGCGGTGGGCACGCGCGGCGCGCAGATGGTGGCCGGCGCGCGCGAGATCAAGATCCACGGCGAGTGGGTGCCGGTGCGCTGCCGGGTGGAGCAGCTGGACGGGCTCTCGGCCCACGCGGACTACGAGGAGATCCTGGGCTGGCTGGCGAAGCTGGGGCGCGCCCCGCGCCGCGCCTTCATCGTCCACGGCGAGCCCGCGGCGGCCGACTGCCTGCGGGTGCGCATCCGGGACCGCCTGGGGTGGGAGTGCACCATCCCCGAGCACAAGCAGAAGTTCGCGCTGGAGTAG
- a CDS encoding DUF1003 domain-containing protein, whose amino-acid sequence MLQDKRGDPRLSPRLASVVERNIKALLARRQQDEREKSLQDRLADRITRFTGSMRFVYLHLLLFGGWIVINLGWTPLRRFDPSFVVLAMAASVEAIFLSTFVLISQNRMQALADKRADLDLQVSLLAEHEVTRLVQLVTEIARRLQIEESRDPELKELARDVAPEKVLDEMEHHARNFQAVPRRGEQSD is encoded by the coding sequence ATGTTGCAGGACAAGCGCGGCGATCCCCGCCTCTCCCCCCGGCTGGCCAGCGTGGTGGAGCGCAACATCAAGGCGCTCCTGGCCCGGCGGCAGCAGGACGAGCGCGAGAAGAGCCTCCAGGACAGGCTGGCGGACCGCATCACCCGCTTCACCGGGAGCATGCGCTTCGTCTACCTGCACCTCCTGCTCTTCGGGGGGTGGATCGTGATCAACCTGGGGTGGACGCCGCTCAGGCGCTTCGACCCTTCGTTCGTGGTGCTGGCGATGGCGGCCTCGGTGGAGGCGATCTTCCTCTCCACCTTCGTGCTGATCAGCCAGAACCGCATGCAGGCGCTGGCCGACAAGCGCGCCGACCTGGACCTGCAGGTGAGCCTGCTGGCCGAGCACGAGGTGACGCGCCTGGTGCAGCTCGTCACCGAGATCGCCAGGCGGCTGCAGATCGAGGAGTCGCGCGACCCGGAGCTGAAGGAGCTGGCGCGCGACGTGGCGCCCGAGAAGGTGCTGGACGAGATGGAGCACCACGCCCGCAACTTCCAGGCGGTGCCCCGCAGGGGCGAGCAGTCGGACTAG